One window of Pelobates fuscus isolate aPelFus1 chromosome 9, aPelFus1.pri, whole genome shotgun sequence genomic DNA carries:
- the LOC134572991 gene encoding mucin-22-like encodes MEVEARLASLKAAAELDSGWQLRKQYAHLSPDEVTSTISLAQCRDLLALTDEVTSTIGLAKYRDLLALTDKVTSTINEVTSTIGLAQCRDLLALTDEVTSTISLAKYRDLLTLTDEVTSSINEVTITISLAQCRDLLALTDEVTSTIGLAKYRDLLALTDKMRRPSPSVLAECRDLLDLTDEVTSTIGLALCRDLMDLTDDVTRTMGGTQRTGHNYRWVRRKDRTLNFDSEEADVRFSLDDYKLMNQRQYNVENPNFHLREMETCPPCPTAYTTTYVTLTGSQSALITTTTSQTTTSITPGITTSEILKPNATTITNISPTVPASTINTIPTTMDTASTNTTLKPTLTLTETPITTVISTPATGPTSPSISFHSTAALGPTLLSTSVRPTTTPGTGTPRITVGPSLTTSKTIASTTLASLTVPSTASTTSDSTATSPTTASTTLDTNTKTSPKTDSTNVIPITTSLTSIAPTTSIQSAGINTLTSTATDSTKASTTIASTTTSPTATSTTGTSTTASPTATSTTETSTTTSPTATSTTGTSITTSPTATSTTGTSTTANSKATSTTGTSTTTSPTGTSTTGTSTAASQTTTSTTGTSITASPAATSTTGSSTTAIPTATNTMGTSTTANPTETSTTGTSTTNSPTETSTTGTSTTNTPTATNTMGTSTTTSPTATSTTGTSTTTSPTATSTTGTSTTANTTATSTTGTSTTTSPTATSTTGTYITASPGATSTTGSSTTAIPIATNTMGTSTTANPTATSTTGTSTTNSQTANSTTGTSTTTSPTETSTTGTSTTNSPTATSTTGTSTTANPTATSTTGTSTTISPTATSTTGTSTTTSPTATSTTGTSTTTILTATSTTGTYPTNSPTATTTSTTGTSTTTSPKATSTTGTSTAASQTTTSTTGTSITASPAATSTTGSSTTAIPTATNTMGTSTTANPTATSTTGTSTTNTPTATNTMGTSTTASPTATSTTGTSTANTPTATNTMGTSTTASPTATSTTGTSSTTSPTATSTTGTSTTTTTSTTGTSTTTSPTATSTTGTSTTDSQTTTSTTGTSITASPTETSTTGTSTTTSPTATSTTGTSTTANPTATSTTGTSTTISPTATSTTGTSTTTSPTATSTTGTSTTTIPTASSTTGTYPTNSPTANSTTRTSTTANPTATSTTGLSSTTSPTASGTTGTSTTAIPTATNTTGTYPTNSPTATSTTRTSTTANPTATSTTGLSTTTSPTASGTTGTSTTAIPTATNTTGTSSTASPTATSTTGLSTTTSPTATSTTGMSTTSSLTATSTMGTSTTATSTTGTSTTISPTATSTIGTSTTTSPKETSTTGTSTANSPTATSTTGTGTSTTNSPTATSTKGTSSTTSPTATSTTGTSTTTSLTATSTTGTSSTTSPTATSKTGTSTTTSPTATSTTGTSTTANPTTTSTTGTSTTTSLTATSTTGIFTSTSSTATSTTGTSTTNSPTATSTTGTSSTTSPTATSTTGTSTTNSPTATSSTGTSTTANPTATSTTGTSTTNSPTATSTTGTSTKTSPTASGTTRTSTTAIPTATNTTGTSSTASPTATSTTGLSTTTSLTATSTTGMSATTNLTAISTTGNSSTTSPVATSTTGTSTTNSPTATSTTGTSSTASPTATSTTGMSTTTSLTASSTTETSSTISPTATSTTRTSTTNSLTATSTTGTSTTTSPTATSTTGTSTTASQTATSTTGTSTTTSPTATSKTGTSTTNNPTATSTTGTSTTTSPTATSKTGTSTTHSPTATSTTGTSTTTSPKLTSITGTSTTTSQTATSTTETSTTTSPTATSTTGTSTTTSTTATSTMGTSTTTSRTATSTTVTSTTANPTATSTTGTSTTTSPSATSTMGTSTTNSPTATSTTENVTTNNPTETSTMGKSTTTSPTATSTTGTSTTTSPTASSTTGTSTTTSPTATSTTGTSITTSPTATNSTGTFTTTSQTSTSTIGTSTTNSPTATSTIGTSTTNSPTATSTTGTSTTTSPTATSTTGTFTTTSQTATSTTLTSTTNNPTATSTIGTSTTNSPTATSTTGTSTTTSPTETDTSVPSIITSPTATSTTVTSTTANPTATSTTGTSTTTSPSATSTMGTSTTNSPTATSTTENVTTNNPTETSTMGKSTTTSPTATSTTGTSTTTSPTASSTTGTSTTTSPTATSTTGTSITTSPTATNSTGTFTTTSQTSTSTIGTSTTNSPTATSTIGTSTTNSPTATSTTGTSTTTSPTATSTTGTFTTTSQTATSTTLTSTTNNPTATSTIGTSTTNSPTATSTTGTSTTTSPTETDTSVPSIITSPTATSTTGTSTTTSSTATGTTGTSTTTSPTATSTTRTSITNSPTATSTTGTSTTTSPTATSTTGTFTTTSPTASSTTLTSPTNSPTATSTNGTSTTTSTTATSTSVPSTITSPTATSTIGTSTTTSSTTTGSTGTSTTTSPTATSTTETSTTTSPTATSTNVPSTITSPTATSTTGTSTKTSSTATGTTGTGSLITGNTTVCPTTTVVASASTTVASATNGVTVASSSTTTDPTSTDSMTTDSTTVDTKTTTGPATTGSSTTGSTTEGPTTTAVATASTSAVLTTSGPTASSTMADTTTAAIPTTTDILPTGSTTESPTTTAVATASSSVATTINGSIVNMSMVEKTTETSMSGLRIIETNHVQTNSRMKVVATAIVIVDSETWTTSTTSISTASVTPTQDGGTLTTHHSGTTCPPCVYDDFTTTKDAHISTTPEEDCGEHGFFDGIRCICNKGYAGRWCENSTGDCENGGFINNSICSCPTQFYGPTCQYANSTITVDTVELTIGVVVRITNEGYTDELQDETSEQYRTFVRKFKLQIFVA; translated from the exons ATTACAGATGGGTAAGGAGGAAGGATAGAACCTTGAATTTTGATTCAGAAGAGGCTGATGTGAGATTTTCTCTGGATGATTATAAATTGATGAATCAAAGACAATACAATGTGGAAAATCCCAATTTCCATCTCCGTGAGATGGAAACGTGTCCTCCCTGCCCCACAGCTTACACCACAACGTACGTGACTCTGACGGGATCACAAAGTGCATTAATTACAACAACAACCTCACAAACTACAACATCCATCACACCAGGGATAACAACATCAGAGATCTTAAAACCAAATGCAACTACAATAACAAATATATCACCAACAGTACCAGCaagcactataaacactatacCAACAACAATGGACACAGCAAGCACAAACACAACCTTAAAGCCGACTCTGACATTAACTGAAACACCTATTACCACTGTAATCTCCACACCAGCAACGGGCCCAACATCACCCAGTATATCTTTCCATTCCACAGCAGCACTTGGACCAACACTGCTCAGTACCTCTGTACGTCCCACAACCACACCTGGCACAGGCACACCACGTATCACTGTAGGTCCTTCATTAACAACTAGCAAGACAATAGCCAGTACCACTTTAGCTTCCTTAACTGTACCATCAACAGCCAGTACCACTTCAGATTCCACAGCAACTAGCCCAACAACAGCAAGTACCACATTAGATACCAACACAAAAACTAGTCCTAAAACAGACAGCACCAATGTAATacccataacaacttcactgaCCAGTATTGCTCCCACAACATCTATCCAATCAGCAGGTATCAATACTTTAACTTCCACAGCAACTGATTCAACAAAAGCCAGCACCACTATAGCATCCACAACAAcaagcccaacagcaaccagtacAACGGGAACATCTACAACAGctagcccaacagcaaccagtacAACTGAAACTTCTACAACAACTAGCCCGACAGCAACCAGTACAACTGGAACTTCTATAACAActagcccaacagcaaccagtacAACGGGAACTTCTACCACAGCTAACTCAAAAGCAACCAGTACAACTGGAACTTCTACAACAACAAGCCCAACAGGAACCAGTACAACTGGAACTTCTACAGCAGCTAGCCAAACAACAACCAGTACAACTGGAACTTCTATCACAGCTAGTCCAGCAGCAACCAGTACAACTGGATCATCTACCACAGCTATCCCAACAGCAACCAATACAATGGGAACTTCTACAACAGCTAACCCAACAGAAACCAGTACAACTGGAACTTCTACAACAAATAGTCCAACAGAAACCAGTACAACAGGAACTTCTACAACAAATACCCCTACAGCAACCAATACAATGGGAACTTCTACCACAActagcccaacagcaaccagtacAACTGGAACTTCTACAACAActagcccaacagcaaccagtacAACTGGAACTTCTACCACAGCTAACACAACAGCAACCAGTACAACTGGAACTTCTACAACAAcaagcccaacagcaaccagtacAACTGGAACTTATATCACAGCTAGCCCAGGAGCAACCAGTACAACTGGATCGTCTACCACAGCTATCCCAATAGCAACCAATACAATGGGAACTTCTACAACAGCTAACCCAACTGCAACCAGTACAACTGGAACTTCTACCACAAATAGTCAAACAGCAAACAGTACAACTGGAACTTCTACCACAACTAGCCCAACAGAAACCAGTACAACTGGAACTTCTACAACAAACAGTCCAACAGCAACCAGTACAACTGGAACTTCTACCACAGCTAACCCAACAGCAACCAGTACAACGGGAACCTCTACAACAAttagcccaacagcaaccagtacAACGGGAACTTCTACCACAACTAGCCCAACAGCAACAAGTACAACAGGAACTTCTACCACAACTATCCTAACAGCAACCAGTACAACTGGAACTTATCCAACAAatagcccaacagcaacca CAACCAGTACAACTGGAACTTCTACAACAACAAGTCCAAAAGCAACGAGTACAACTGGAACTTCTACTGCAGCTAGCCAAACAACAACCAGTACAACTGGAACTTCTATCACAGCTAGCCCAGCAGCAACCAGTACAACTGGATCGTCTACCACAGCTATCCCAACAGCAACCAATACAATGGGAACTTCTACAACAGCTAACCCAACAGCAACTAGTACAACTGGAACTTCTACAACAAATACCCCTACAGCAACCAATACAATGGGAACTTCTACCACAGctagcccaacagcaaccagtacAACTGGAACTTCTACAGCAAATACCCCCACAGCAACCAATACAATGGGAACTTCTACAACAGctagcccaacagcaaccagtacAACGGGAACTTCTTCCACAActagcccaacagcaaccagtacAACTGGAACTTCTACAACAActa CAACCAGTACAACTGGAACTTCTACAACAAcaagcccaacagcaaccagtacAACTGGAACTTCTACAACAGATAGCCAAACAACAACCAGTACAACTGGAACTTCTATCACAGCTAGCCCAACAGAAACCAGTACAACTGGAACTTCTACAACAActagcccaacagcaaccagtacAACTGGAACTTCTACCACAGCTAACCCAACAGCAACAAGTACAACGGGAACCTCTACAACAAttagcccaacagcaaccagtacAACGGGAACTTCTACCACAActagcccaacagcaaccagtacAACAGGAACTTCTACCACAACTATCCCAACAGCAAGCAGTACAACTGGAACTTATCCAACAAATAGCCCAACAGCAAACAGTACAACGAGAACTTCTACCACAGCTAACCCAACAGCAACCAGTACAACTGGATTGTCTTCAACAACTAGCCCAACAGCAAGCGGTACAACTGGAACTTCTACCACAGCTATCCCAACAGCAACCAATACAACTGGAACTTATCCAACAAatagcccaacagcaaccagtacAACGAGAACTTCTACCACAGCTAACCCAACAGCAACCAGTACAACTGGATTGTCTACAACAACTAGCCCAACAGCAAGCGGTACAACTGGAACTTCTACCACAGCTATCCCAACAGCAACCAATACAACTGGAACTTCTTCCACAGctagcccaacagcaaccagtacAACTGGATTGTCTACAACAActagcccaacagcaaccagtacAACTGGAATGTCTACAACATCAAGCCTAACAGCAACCAGTACAATGGGAACTTCTACAACAGCAACCAGTACAACTGGAACTTCTACAACAAttagcccaacagcaaccagtacAATTGGAACTTCTACAACAACTAGCCCAAAAGAAACCAGTACAACTGGAACTTCTACAGCAAATAGTCCAACAGCAACCAGTACAACTGGAACTGGAACTTCTACAACAAATAGTCCAACAGCAACCAGTACAAAGGGAACTTCTTCCACAActagcccaacagcaaccagtacAACTGGAACTTCTACAACAACTAGCCTAACAGCAACCAGTACAACGGGAACTTCTTCCACAActagcccaacagcaaccagtaaAACTGGAACTTCTACAACAActagcccaacagcaaccagtacAACTGGAACTTCTACCACAGCTAACCCAACAACAACAAGTACAACGGGAACCTCTACAACAACTAGCCTAACAGCAACCAGTACAACTGGGATTTTTACATCAACTAGCTCAACAGCAACAAGTACAACGGGAACCTCTACAACAAatagcccaacagcaaccagtacAACTGGAACTTCTAGCACAActagcccaacagcaaccagtacAACTGGAACTTCTACAACAAatagcccaacagcaaccagttcAACGGGAACTTCTACCACAGCTAACCCAACAGCAACCAGTACAACTGGAACTTCTACAACAAatagcccaacagcaaccagtacAACGGGAACTTCTACAAAAACTAGCCCAACAGCAAGCGGTACAACTAGAACTTCTACCACAGCTATCCCAACAGCAACCAATACAACTGGAACTTCTTCCACAGctagcccaacagcaaccagtacAACTGGATTGTCTACAACAACTAGCCTAACAGCAACCAgtacaactggaatgtctgcaacAACAAACCTAACAGCAATCAGTACAACTGGAAATTCATCAACTACTAGCCCAGTAGCAACCAGTACAACGGGAACCTCTACAACAAacagcccaacagcaaccagtacAACGGGAACTTCTTCCACAGctagcccaacagcaaccagtacAACTGGAATGTCTACAACAACAAGCCTAACAGCAAGCAGTACAACTGAAACTTCATCAACTAttagcccaacagcaaccagtacAACGAGAACCTCTACAACAAACAGCCTAACAGCAACAAGTACAACTGGAACTTCTACAACAActagcccaacagcaaccagtacAACTGGAACTTCTACCACAGCTAGCCAAACAGCAACCAGTACAACTGGAACTTCTACCACAActagcccaacagcaaccagtaaAACTGGAACTTCTACAACAAATAACCCAACAGCAACCAGTACAACTGGAACTTCTACCACAActagcccaacagcaaccagtaaAACTGGAACTTCTACAACACatagcccaacagcaaccagtacAACTGGAACTTCTACCACAACTAGCCCCAAATTAACCAGTATAACTGGAACTTCTACAACAACTAGCCAAACAGCAACAAGTACAACGGAAACCTCTACAACAAcgagcccaacagcaaccagtacAACAGGAACGTCTACCACAACTAGCACAACAGCAACCAGTACAATGGGAACTTCTACCACAACTAGCCGAACAGCAACCAGTACAACTGTAACTTCTACCACAGCTAACCCAACAGCAACCAGTACAACTGGAACTTCTACCACAACTAGCCCATCAGCAACAAGTACAATGGGAACCTCTACAACAAatagcccaacagcaaccagtacAACAGAAAATGTTACAACAAATAACCCAACAGAAACCAGTACAATGGGAAAGTCTACAACAACTAGCCCAACTGCAACCAGTACAACGGGAACCTCTACAACAACGAGCCCAACAGCATCCAGTACAACGGGAACCTCTACAACAAcgagcccaacagcaaccagtacAACAGGAACTTCTATCACAACTAGCCCAACTGCAACCAACTCCACTGGAACTTTTACAACAACTAGCCAAACATCAACCAGTACAATAGGAACTTCTACAACAAatagcccaacagcaaccagtacAATAGGAACTTCTACAACAAatagcccaacagcaaccagtacAACTGGAACTTCTACCACAActagcccaacagcaaccagtacCACTGGAACTTTTACAACAACTAGCCAAACAGCAACCAGTACAACTCTAACTTCTACAACAAATAACCCAACAGCAACCAGTACAATAGGAACTTCTACAACAAatagcccaacagcaaccagtacAACGGGAACTTCTACAACAACTAGCCCAACAGAAACCGATACAAGTGTACCTTCTATAATAACGAGTCCAACAGCAACCAGTACAACTGTAACTTCTACCACAGCTAACCCAACAGCAACCAGTACAACTGGAACTTCTACCACAACTAGCCCATCAGCAACAAGTACAATGGGAACCTCTACAACAAatagcccaacagcaaccagtacAACAGAAAATGTTACAACAAATAACCCAACAGAAACCAGTACAATGGGAAAGTCTACAACAACTAGCCCAACTGCAACCAGTACAACGGGAACCTCTACAACAACGAGCCCAACAGCATCCAGTACAACGGGAACCTCTACAACAAcgagcccaacagcaaccagtacAACAGGAACTTCTATCACAACTAGCCCAACTGCAACCAACTCCACTGGAACTTTTACAACAACTAGCCAAACATCAACCAGTACAATAGGAACTTCTACAACAAatagcccaacagcaaccagtacAATAGGAACTTCTACAACAAatagcccaacagcaaccagtacAACTGGAACTTCTACCACAActagcccaacagcaaccagtacCACTGGAACTTTTACAACAACTAGCCAAACAGCAACCAGTACAACTCTAACTTCTACAACAAATAACCCAACAGCAACCAGTACAATAGGAACTTCTACAACAAatagcccaacagcaaccagtacAACGGGAACTTCTACAACAACTAGCCCAACAGAAACCGATACAAGTGTACCTTCTATAATAACGAGTCCAACAGCAACCAGTACAACTGGAACATCTACAACAACTAGCTCAACCGCAACCGGTACAACTGGAACTTCTACAACAAcaagcccaacagcaaccagtacAACTAGAACTTCTATAACAAATAGTCCAACAGCAACCAGTACAACAGGAACTTCTACCACAActagcccaacagcaaccagtacAACTGGAACGTTTACAACAACTAGCCCAACAGCATCAAGTACAACTCTAACTTCTCCAACAAatagcccaacagcaaccagtacAAACGGAACTTCTACCACAACTAGCACAACAGCAACCAGTACAAGTGTACCTTCTACAATAACGAGTCCAACAGCAACCAGTACAATAGGAACCTCTACAACAACTAGCTCAACCACAACCGGCTCAACTGGAACTTCTACAACAAcaagcccaacagcaaccagtacAACTGAAACTTCTACCACAActagcccaacagcaaccagtacAAATGTACCTTCTACAATAACAAGTCCAACAGCAACCAGTACAACTGGAACCTCTACAAAAACTAGCTCAACCGCAACTGGTACAACTGGAACAGGTAGCTTGATAACAGGCAATACCACTGTATGTCCCACAACAACAGTAGTGGCATCAGCTAGCACCACTGTAGCTTCAGCAACAAATGGTGTGACAGTGGCCAGTAGCTCAACAACGACAGACCCAACATCAACAGATAGCATGACAACAGACAGTACCACAGTAGATACCAAAACAACAACTGGTCCAGCAACAACAGGTAGTTCGACAACAGGCAGTACCACTGAAGGTCCCACAACAACAGCAGTGGCAACAGCCAGCACAAGTGCAGTTTTAACAACATCTGGTCCAACAGCATCCAGTACCATGGCAGATACCACAACAGCAGCTATCCCAACAACAACAGACATCTTGCCAACAGGCAGTACCACTGAAAGCCCCACAACAACAGCAGTGGCAACTGCCAGCAGCAGTGTAGCTACAACAATAAATGGCTCAATAGTAAACATGTCCATGGTAGAAAAAACAACTGAAACTAGCATGAGTGGATTAAGAATAATTGAGACAAACCATGTCCAAACCAATAGCAGAATGAAAGTAGTGGCTACAGCAATTGTAATTGTTGACTCTGAAACATGGACAACATCGACGACATCAATCAGTACAGCTTCTGTAACTCCTACCCAGGATGGGGGAACATTGACTACTCATCACTCGGGTACTACTTGCCCACCATGTGTTTATGATGACTTTACTACAACCAAAGATGCTCACATCTCAACAACACCTGAAGAAG ACTGCGGGGAACATGGATTTTTTGATGGAATAAGATGCATCTGCAACAAAGGTTATGCTGGTCGTTGGTGTGAGAATTCAACAGGAGATTGTGAGAATGGAGGATTTATCAATAATAGCATCTGTTCCTGCCCTACACAATTCTATGGACCAACCTGCCAGTATGCTAACAGTACCATTACAGTAG ATACTGTGGAACTCACTATTGGTGTCGTTGTCCGAATTACCAATGAGGGATATACAGATGAACTACAAGATGAAACAAGTGAACAATATAGAACATTTGTTCGTAAATTTAAACTTCAG ATCTTCGTGGCTTGA